The sequence CCTGTCCCAGGTGCAGGACGTTGCCCACGTCGAAGTAGGCCCGCACGTGATCGCTGCCCGCCGCCAGGATGAAGTCCCGCATCTCCAGCGGGCTTTGCAGGAAGCGATTGCCCACGTTCTCCACGCAGATGAAGACCCCCAGCTCTTCCGCCCGCGGCGCCACCCGACGCAACGCCTCCAGCGCCCGGTCGTAGGCGGTATCGTAGGGCATGTCCTCGGCCACCCGGCCCGCTACGTAGAGCAGCGTGCTCACTTCGAGCCCATTGGCGATCTCCAGCATCCTCTCCAACGCCCGGATGCCCCGCTCCCACAGCTCTGGGTCCGGACTGGTGATGGGGAACTGGTTGGTGTAAGGACTGCCGAACATGGAGCAGATCTCCATGCCGTGAGCGGCCACGCGGCGGGCAATGTCCCGGAGATCGGCTCCGGTGCTGTCG comes from Anaerolineae bacterium and encodes:
- a CDS encoding sugar phosphate isomerase/epimerase; the protein is MKKGICHACFPDTVALDARLDLAQRAGFDGYELIVERPGEGELHADSTGADLRDIARRVAAHGMEICSMFGSPYTNQFPITSPDPELWERGIRALERMLEIANGLEVSTLLYVAGRVAEDMPYDTAYDRALEALRRVAPRAEELGVFICVENVGNRFLQSPLEMRDFILAAGSDHVRAYFDVGNVLHLGQGWPQQWLRILGPVLRQIHVKDVKIGPRGQAAVMLLQGDVDWPAVLSACREVGYDGYLVAEVGAYRHYPERTPFDISAAMDVMRDA